In Chelmon rostratus isolate fCheRos1 chromosome 4, fCheRos1.pri, whole genome shotgun sequence, a genomic segment contains:
- the opa1 gene encoding dynamin-like 120 kDa protein, mitochondrial isoform X1 encodes MLRVGSNVKATCMACRNLVSTNMGVRFRVPLQKLHPLSRAIHHRYSGNTNPQRAPHRTAARYYTSMSRLPMRPPKPPPGLGGRSYQQHRNFWVARLAARLLRLRYILLGSAVGGGYTAKKTYEEWKDMLPDFSEYNWVIPDFVWELSEQIDLDKLAKALPEMEEIAKLLPDLDKIGENFTFLKSLLSSGVSLGSEVKGASGLHLLLETSGDPPLKATDSSAAATQDGSDKQYKKGLLGELILIQQQIQRHEEEVRRAAAAHNARPPPPEPAPSPPPNPSPPQQKRKSSDKEKVDQLQEELLRTQLKYQRMLERLEKENKELRKVVLQKDDKGIHQRKVKKSLIDLYSEVLDILSDYDANYNTQDHLPRVVVVGDQSAGKTSVLEMIAQARIFPRGSGEMMTRSPVKVTLSEGPHHVAMFKDSGREFDLTKEEDLAALRHEIELRMRKSVKEGQTVSSETISLSVKGPGIQRMVLVDLPGVISTVTAGMASDTKETIFSISKAYMQNPNAIILCIQDGSVDAERSIVTDLVSQMDPQGKRTIFVLTKVDLAEKNLASPSRIQQIVEGKLFPMKALGYFAVVTGKGSSGESIDSIKDYEEDFFQNSRLLRDGMLKAHQVTTKNLSLAVSDCFWKMVRESVEQQADVFKASRFNLETEWKNNYPRLRELDRNELFEKAKNEILDEVISLSQVTPQHWESILQKKLWERVSTHVIENIYLPAAQTMDSGTFNTTVDIKLKQWTDKQLPHKALEVAWETLQEEFARFMAEYKGKDQDDIFDKLKEAVKDESIKRHKWNERAMDSLRVIQHNALEDRSITDKPQWDAAIQFMEETLQSRLKDTESVISDMVGPDWKQRWLHWKNRTPDQHIRNETKNELERLLKLHDDHTAYLANDEVTTVRKNLEGRGVEVDPVLIKDTWHQLYRRHFLQNALSHCNLCKRGFYYYQRHFVDSELECNDVVLFWRIQRMLVITANTLRQQLTNTEVRRLEKNVKEVLDDFGEDMEKKTQLITGRRVQLAEDLKKVREIQEKLEAFIEALHKEK; translated from the exons ATGTTGCGTGTCGGGAGTAACGTTAAAGCTACATG CATGGCCTGCAGGAACCTGGTTTCCACTAACATGGGGGTGAGATTTCGGGTACCGCTGCAGAAGCTGCACCCACTGTCCCGTGCCATCCATCACCGCTACTCGGGGAACACCAACCCTCAGCGAGCCCCTCATCGCACGGCAGCCCGCTATTACACCTCCATGTCACGGTTGCCCATGCGGCCTCCCAAGCCTCCCCCAGGATTAGGGGGCCGTAGCTACCAGCAGCACCGCAACTTCTGGGTTGCCCGCCTCGCTGCCCGGTTGCTGAGGCTCCGATACATTCTGCTAGGCTCGGCGGTGGGAGGAGGATACACCGCCAAAAAG ACCTATGAAGAATGGAAGGACATGCTGCCTGATTTTAGTGAATACAACTGGGTCATTCCTGATTTTGTCTGGGAACTGAGTGAACAAATTGATCTTG ATAAACTGGCCAAAGCCCTGccagagatggaggagatagCCAAACTACTACCTGACCTGGACAAGATAGGCGAAAACTTCACTTTCCTCAAAAGCCTCTTGTCCTCTG GTGTGAGTTTGGGTAGTGAAGTCAAAGGAGCTTCTGGTCTGCATCTGTTGTTAG AAACCTCAGGCGATCCGCCACTAAAAGCCACAgattcctctgctgcagccacgCAAGATGGCAGCGACAAGCAGTACAAAAAG GGTCTGCTTGGCGAGCTCATTCTTATTCAGCAGCAGATCCAGCGGCACGAGGAGGAGGTCCGGCGGGCCGCAGCAGCCCATAATGCGCGTCCCCCACCGCCAGAGCCTGCTCCCAGTCCGCCTCCGAACCCCAGCCCCCCTCAACAGAAACGCAAG tcatcagacaaagaaaaggtaGACCAGCTTCAAGAGGAGCTGCTCCGTACGCAG CTAAAATATCAGCGCATGCTGGAGAGACTGGAGAAGGAGAATAAAGAGTTAAGGAAAGTGGTGCTGCAAAAAGATGATAAGGGCATTCACCAAAGGAAAGTGAAG AAATCCCTTATTGACTTGTATTCCGAAGTTCTGGACATCTTGTCTGACTACGATGCCAACTACAACACACAGGACCACTTACCCAGG gtggttgttgttggggaTCAGAGTGCTGGGAAGACCAGTGTGCTGGAGATGATAGCCCAGGCCAGGATCTTCCCCAGGGGCTCAGGAGAGATGATGACCCGCTCTCCTGTTAAG GTAACGCTAAGCGAAGGCCCCCACCATGTTGCCATGTTTAAGGACAGTGGCCGAGAGTTTGACCTTACCAAGGAGGAGGAT CTTGCTGCCTTGAGGCACGAGATTgagctgaggatgaggaagagtgTGAAGGAGGGACAAACAGTCAGCTCTGAG ACAATATCCCTGAGTGTGAAAGGCCCCGGCATCCAGAGGATGGTACTTGTTGACTTACCAGGGGTCATAAGT ACGGTGACCGCAGGCATGGCATCAGATACTAAGGAAACCATCTTCAGCATCAGCAAGGCCTACATGCAGAACCCCAATGCAATCATTCTTTGTATTCAGG ATGGCAGTGTGGATGCAGAGCGGAGCATTGTAACAGATTTGGTTAGCCAGATGGACCCCCAGGGTAAGAGGACCATCTTTGTCCTGACAAAGGTGGACTTGGCTGAAAAGAACCTGGCCAGCCCGAGCAGA atcCAACAAATAGTGGAGGGCAAGCTGTTTCCCATGAAGGCTCTGGGTTACTTTGCTGTAGTCACAGGAAAAG GGAGCAGCGGTGAAAGCATAGATTCCATTAAAGACTACGAGGAAGACTTCTTCCAGAACTCCAGATTACTGAG GGACGGCATGCTGAAGGCCCACCAGGTGACCACAAAGAACTTGAGTTTAGCCGTCTCTGACTGCTTCTGGAAGATGGTTAGGGAGTCTGTTGAGCAGCAGGCTGATGTCTTCAAAG CATCTCGCTTCAACCTGGAGACAGAGTGGAAGAACAACTACCCTCGTCTGAGAGAACTGGACAGG aaTGAACTCTTTGAAAAGGCCAAAAATGAAATCTTGGATGAAGTCATCAGTTTGAGCCAAGTGACCCCACAACACTG GGAGTCCATTTTGCAGAAGAAGCTGTGGGAACGTGTTTCCACCCACGTGATTGAGAACATCTACCTGCCTGCTGCCCAAACAATGGACTCCGGTACCTTTAACACCACTGTGGACATCAAGCTCAAGCAGTGGACCGACAAGCAGCTTCCACACAAAGCACTGGAG GTTGCCTGGGAGACACTGCAAGAAGAGTTTGCCCGCTTCATGGCTGAATACAAAGGCAAAGACCAGGACGACATTTTTGACAAGCTGAAGGAGGCCGTGAAGGACGAGAGCATCAAGAGGCACAAATGGAATGAGAGGGCCATGGACAGCCtg AGGGTGATCCAGCACAATGCCCTAGAAGACCGTTCCATCACAGACAAGCCCCAGTGGGATGCAGCCATACAGTTCATGGAAGAAACCCTGCAGTCTCGCCTCAAAGACA CTGAGTCAGTAATCAGCGATATGGTGGGTccagactggaagcagaggtgGCTGCACTGGAAGAATCGCACACCAGATCAG CACATTCGTAATGAAACGAAAAATGAGCTGGAACGTTTGCTGAAGCTACACGATGACCACACGGCCTACTTGGCCAATGACGAGGTCACCACAGTCAGGAAGAATCTGGAGGGACGAGGGGTTGAAGTCGACCCTGTGCTG ATCAAGGACACGTGGCACCAGCTGTATCGCCGACACTTCTTGCAGAACGCGCTGTCCCACTGTAACCTCTGCAAGAGAGGTTTCTACTACTACCAGAGACACTTTGTTGACTCTGAG TTGGAGTGCAATGATGTGGTACTGTTCTGGAGGATCCAGAGGATGCTGGTCATCACAGCCAACACTCTTCGACAGCAGCTCACCAACACTGAGG TGCGCCGGTTGGAGAAAAATGTGAAGGAGGTGCTGGATGACTTCGGAGAAGACATGGAAAAGAAGACCCAGCTCATCACTGGTCGTCGAGTCCAGCTGGCCGAGGATCTCA